The proteins below are encoded in one region of Rhodopirellula islandica:
- the arsD gene encoding arsenite efflux transporter metallochaperone ArsD has protein sequence MKNVQVYDKPMCCSTGVCGPDVDPVLPKFAADLDWLKQQGHQVDRFNLAQQPQAFIENKVIHQLLSTAGTDCLPVVLVDGEVVSQAGYPSREDLAAWVEGGAAKQGLPVASSDGGCCGSSGCC, from the coding sequence ATGAAAAACGTTCAGGTCTATGACAAGCCAATGTGTTGCTCGACAGGGGTGTGTGGTCCCGATGTCGATCCCGTGCTGCCAAAGTTCGCTGCGGATCTCGATTGGCTCAAGCAGCAAGGCCATCAGGTGGACCGCTTCAATCTGGCTCAACAGCCTCAAGCCTTCATTGAGAACAAGGTGATTCATCAACTGTTGAGCACCGCCGGAACAGATTGCTTGCCAGTGGTCCTTGTTGACGGGGAAGTCGTCAGCCAAGCCGGTTATCCCTCACGGGAAGATCTTGCGGCCTGGGTCGAAGGTGGTGCAGCCAAACAAGGCTTGCCGGTCGCGAGCTCCGATGGTGGTTGTTGCGGATCGAGTGGCTGTTGCTAG
- the arsA gene encoding arsenical pump-driving ATPase has protein sequence MKFLDHPTRNLFFTGKGGVGKTSVACATAVKLADAGKKVLLVSTDPASNLDEVLGVTLGNHPTAVPEVSTLFAMNLDPEKSAAEYRERMVGPYRGLLPEAALKSMEEQFSGSCTLEIAAFDEFSRLLGDPSATAEFEHVIFDTAPTGHTLRLLTLPSAWDGFMEQNTTGTSCLGPLAGLQAQQKLYQESVKALGDSSATTLVLVARAEPSALREADRTSVELAELGVKNQHLVVNGVFQAIDSSDPYAVALQQRGATALDAMPEGLNALPQTIVPLSPNGMLGIDSLRLLGTIDSAAVTDAIGEGADPTNELPMLSELIDDLVAPGHGVILAMGKGGVGKTTVAAAVAVAIAERGYDVHLSTTDPAAHLAAAMNDERLPNLSVSRIDPEVETAKYSAEVLGKAGKDLDEQGKALLEEDLRSPCTEEIAVFRAFADAVASGANQFVVLDTAPTGHTVLLLDSALAYHREVTRQTSEMPEAVENLLPRLRDPDFTRVLIVTLPESTPVHEAASLQRDLRRAEIEPYAWVINQVLSPLPLTDPLMKQRQSHEQQYLREVSEVQANRVAIIPWQLEPPTGLQGLSRLTHSAQSTSAS, from the coding sequence ATGAAATTCTTAGATCATCCCACCCGCAATTTGTTCTTCACCGGAAAAGGTGGGGTCGGGAAAACTTCCGTGGCGTGTGCGACGGCAGTCAAGCTTGCGGATGCTGGCAAGAAGGTCTTGCTGGTTTCCACGGATCCGGCCTCCAATCTGGATGAAGTGTTGGGCGTCACGCTCGGCAACCATCCGACGGCGGTTCCGGAAGTTTCAACGCTGTTTGCGATGAACCTGGACCCTGAGAAGTCGGCAGCCGAGTATCGGGAGCGAATGGTCGGGCCGTATCGCGGTCTGTTGCCGGAGGCGGCTTTGAAGAGCATGGAAGAACAGTTCTCAGGATCGTGCACACTTGAGATCGCGGCCTTTGATGAGTTCTCACGCTTGCTTGGGGATCCTTCTGCCACGGCTGAGTTTGAGCATGTCATCTTCGACACCGCGCCAACGGGCCACACGTTGCGGTTGCTCACGTTGCCTTCGGCGTGGGATGGTTTCATGGAACAGAACACGACGGGGACCAGTTGCCTGGGCCCGCTGGCTGGATTGCAGGCTCAGCAGAAGCTGTATCAAGAGTCCGTGAAGGCCCTCGGCGATTCTTCGGCGACCACGCTGGTGTTGGTCGCGCGCGCCGAACCGAGTGCTCTGCGGGAAGCCGATCGAACCAGCGTCGAGCTGGCGGAACTCGGAGTGAAAAATCAGCATCTTGTGGTCAATGGTGTCTTCCAAGCCATCGACTCAAGCGACCCGTATGCAGTCGCTCTGCAACAGCGAGGTGCCACGGCTCTGGACGCGATGCCGGAGGGACTCAATGCTCTGCCGCAAACGATTGTGCCACTCAGCCCCAATGGCATGCTCGGGATCGATTCCCTGCGATTGCTCGGGACGATCGATTCCGCTGCGGTGACCGATGCAATCGGCGAAGGGGCTGATCCGACGAATGAGTTGCCGATGCTGTCTGAGTTGATCGATGATTTGGTGGCTCCCGGCCACGGGGTGATCTTGGCGATGGGCAAAGGTGGTGTTGGCAAGACCACCGTGGCTGCGGCGGTTGCGGTGGCCATTGCGGAACGTGGGTATGACGTCCACCTTTCCACGACCGATCCGGCGGCTCACCTCGCAGCGGCAATGAACGACGAACGCTTGCCAAATCTGTCGGTCAGTCGCATTGATCCGGAAGTCGAAACCGCCAAGTACTCGGCGGAAGTCTTGGGTAAAGCGGGCAAAGACCTGGACGAGCAAGGTAAAGCACTTCTCGAAGAAGATCTGCGATCGCCTTGCACGGAAGAGATTGCTGTCTTCCGTGCGTTTGCCGACGCCGTTGCCAGTGGTGCCAACCAATTTGTCGTGCTCGACACGGCTCCCACGGGGCACACGGTGTTGTTGCTGGATTCCGCGTTGGCCTATCACCGCGAAGTCACACGGCAAACCAGCGAGATGCCAGAAGCCGTGGAAAACTTGCTTCCACGACTCCGCGATCCAGACTTCACCCGCGTGTTGATCGTGACGCTGCCGGAGTCGACGCCGGTGCATGAAGCGGCTTCGCTGCAGCGAGACCTGCGACGCGCCGAGATCGAACCATACGCGTGGGTGATCAATCAAGTGCTGTCGCCGCTGCCCCTGACCGATCCGTTGATGAAACAACGGCAATCGCATGAGCAGCAATACCTGCGGGAAGTCAGCGAGGTTCAGGCCAATCGAGTCGCCATCATTCCCTGGCAACTCGAGCCGCCAACGGGACTGCAGGGGCTCAGTCGCCTGACACATTCGGCCCAAAGCACCTCAGCGTCTTAG
- a CDS encoding thioredoxin family protein yields the protein MAKIQVLGTGCSKCGYLLKNAEAVVEERQAGDTVEKVDDIMEVLEFNPSALPALAIDGKVVSVGTVPSPTEIHQLIDQSNQRENL from the coding sequence ATGGCGAAGATTCAAGTGCTCGGCACGGGCTGTTCCAAGTGCGGCTACCTGTTGAAAAACGCAGAAGCTGTCGTGGAGGAGCGGCAAGCGGGCGATACCGTCGAGAAAGTTGACGACATCATGGAAGTGCTCGAGTTCAATCCTTCGGCGCTACCTGCCCTCGCCATCGATGGCAAAGTCGTCTCGGTGGGGACGGTGCCCAGTCCAACCGAGATTCATCAACTCATTGACCAATCAAACCAAAGAGAGAATCTGTGA
- a CDS encoding nitrophenyl compound nitroreductase subunit ArsF family protein, with product MKTKSLVSLLLLAFVAVSIAMAIRKVGPSTGSGSAEAVSAQTTTAAATPVGLQSKLAESSFNAVYFHAPHRCPTCRKIESFSQEALTPEIEAGELAWQIADYTSDENSSFVDQFKVFTSTVVLVEMKDGEVVRWKNLEEVWNHTSDQADFTAFINEAWSEFKTS from the coding sequence ATGAAGACCAAGTCCCTGGTCAGCCTGTTGCTGCTGGCGTTTGTCGCCGTCAGCATTGCCATGGCCATTCGCAAGGTTGGACCGTCAACCGGTTCTGGATCGGCGGAGGCCGTTTCAGCACAAACCACGACCGCGGCGGCAACGCCAGTGGGCCTGCAATCCAAGCTCGCTGAGTCATCGTTCAACGCGGTTTACTTCCACGCGCCGCATCGCTGCCCGACCTGCCGCAAGATCGAGAGCTTTTCTCAGGAAGCACTCACCCCGGAGATCGAAGCAGGCGAGCTCGCATGGCAGATCGCGGACTACACGTCTGACGAGAACTCATCGTTCGTCGATCAGTTCAAGGTCTTCACTTCGACAGTCGTGTTGGTTGAGATGAAAGACGGAGAAGTGGTCCGTTGGAAGAACCTCGAAGAGGTTTGGAATCACACCAGCGATCAAGCCGATTTCACGGCGTTCATCAACGAAGCCTGGTCCGAATTCAAAACGTCTTGA
- a CDS encoding aromatic aminobenezylarsenical efflux permease ArsG family transporter, with protein sequence MNGYWIAAGSALWLGILTSISPCPLATNIAAVSYVSRNLGQSWKTVVSSLLYTFGRVLAYTVLGTLVVASLLSAPGLAVGLQKYLNLFLGPLLILVGMILLGLIELPTGSGQGIQRLREKFEKLGFVGSALLGILFALSFCPVSAALFFGSLIPLAVKNDSSAFLPALYGVGTGLPVLVFAILLVFGKQSFSAFFTKVTHAETWLRRITGGSILAVGIYITIQQVYLS encoded by the coding sequence ATGAATGGCTATTGGATCGCGGCTGGTTCCGCATTGTGGTTGGGGATTTTGACTTCCATCAGCCCCTGCCCGCTGGCGACGAACATCGCGGCGGTGTCGTATGTCAGTCGCAACTTGGGTCAGTCCTGGAAAACCGTTGTCTCCAGTTTGCTGTACACCTTCGGGCGTGTGTTGGCCTACACGGTTCTGGGGACGCTGGTTGTTGCAAGTTTGTTGTCGGCACCGGGGTTGGCGGTTGGACTGCAGAAGTATCTCAACCTCTTTCTGGGCCCACTGCTGATTCTTGTCGGAATGATCTTGTTGGGGCTGATCGAGTTGCCAACGGGGTCTGGCCAAGGGATCCAGCGTCTTCGCGAGAAGTTTGAAAAGCTTGGGTTCGTTGGATCGGCGTTGCTGGGGATTCTGTTTGCGCTCAGCTTTTGCCCCGTGTCAGCCGCCTTGTTCTTTGGCAGTCTGATTCCCTTGGCGGTGAAGAATGATTCTTCTGCTTTCCTGCCGGCTCTGTACGGTGTTGGCACCGGTCTGCCCGTCCTGGTGTTTGCGATCCTGTTGGTGTTTGGCAAGCAGTCGTTTTCCGCGTTCTTCACTAAGGTGACCCATGCAGAAACCTGGCTCCGCCGGATCACTGGTGGCAGCATCTTGGCGGTCGGGATCTACATCACGATCCAGCAAGTTTACTTGAGTTGA